The following proteins come from a genomic window of Alnus glutinosa chromosome 10, dhAlnGlut1.1, whole genome shotgun sequence:
- the LOC133880043 gene encoding ras-related protein RGP1-like, protein MSNFQGNHNYNQKIDYVLKVVLIGDSAVGKSQLLARFARNEFSLESKATIGVEFQTKTLVIDHKTVKAQIWDTAGQERYRAVTSAYYRGAVGAMLVYDITKRQTFDHVAKWLEELRGHADKNIVIMLVGNKSDLGSLRAVPTEDAKEFAERENLFFMETSALEATNVESAFLTVLTEIYRIISKKALVANEESAAVGSSSLLKGKNIVVPGQEPAEPERRFSCCTSS, encoded by the exons atgtcgaATTTTCAAGGGAACCACAACTACAACCAGAAGATCGACTACGTGCTGAAGGTGGTGCTGATCGGAGACTCGGCGGTGGGGAAGTCGCAGCTCTTGGCCCGGTTCGCGAGGAACGAGTTCAGCTTGGAATCCAAGGCCACCATCGGGGTCGAGTTCCAGACCAAGACGCTTGTGATCGACCACAAGACCGTCAAGGCCCAGATTTGGGACACTGCTGGTCAGGAAAG ATACAGGGCAGTGACCAGTGCATACTACAGAGGTGCGGTGGGGGCGATGCTAGTGTATGACATTACCAAGCGTCAAACATTTGATCATGTGGCCAAGTGGTTAGAGGAGTTACGGGGCCATGCTGACAAAAATATTGTCATCATGCTTGTGGGCAATAAGTCTGACTTGGGGTCCCTTCGAGCTGTACCTACAGAGGATGCAAAAGAGTTTGCCGAAAGGGAGAACCTCTTCTTCATGGAGACATCAGCCCTTGAAGCCACTAATGTTGAATCAGCTTTCCTCACGGTCCTGACAGAAATCTACCGGATCATCAGCAAGAAGGCTCTTGTTGCCAATGAAGAATCAGCTGCTGTAGGAAGTTCATCACTTCTCAAGGGAAAGAATATTGTTGTCCCTGGACAGGAGCCAGCAGAACCTGAACGGAGGTTCAGCTGTTGCACCTCTTCGTAG
- the LOC133880525 gene encoding cytochrome P450 705A20-like, which translates to MSETQYYLFLFLSFLSPVLLILFFNNLSKPKSGSRRLPSPPALPLIGHLHLVGGFFHKSLQNLSTQYGSIFYLRLGFYESIVVSSAPVAHEIFKTQDIVFAQHPFPKLCFGDELPYAKCGFFNAPYGDYWRFMKKLCISQLLSPGQLERSRVVREEEFARFVRELLESAKKKEVVNLGAELIKLTNNTLCTMAMSTRCSEEGDKADRIREYLKTTYEIGSKIVLGDVLGPLSRVVLWLYGKQFTELHLGIDGLLEGILKEHEEHIGERENEDLMDILLKVFRDDKAEAKISRIHLKSFLYDIIVGGTGTLAEAIVWLMAELINHPNVFHKLREEIRSVVGSTRLVEESDVANLPYLQAVVKETLRLYPPFPVTTRQCRQSCQLAGFDMPQKTVVFINLYAIMRDPEVWDNPNEFWPERFLVSNKEHKQDRTGGETLLSFGAGRRACPGSRLGLIMMHTAVAAMVQCFDWKFRVDGHSGKVNMEAGKGVFMHLAQPLTCLPVVHFNPFASSI; encoded by the exons ATGAGTGAAACCCAGTACTACCTCTTCCTGTTCTTGAGTTTCCTCTCACCAGTCCTACTGATATTGTTTTTCAACAATCTCTCTAAGCCGAAAAGCGGGAGCCGCCGCCTTCCGAGCCCACCCGCCCTCCCACTCATCGGTCACCTCCACCTCGTGGGAGGGTTCTTTCACAAATCCTTGCAGAACCTCTCCACCCAGTATGGCTCCATCTTCTATCTCCGCCTCGGTTTTTATGAGTCCATCGTGGTCTCGTCGGCCCCCGTGGCCCACGAGATATTCAAAACCCAAGATATTGTTTTCGCGCAGCACCCCTTCCCCAAGTTATGCTTCGGCGATGAATTGCCGTACGCCAAGTGTGGATTCTTCAACGCCCCATATGGTGATTATTGGCGGTTCATGAAGAAACTGTGCATTAGCCAGTTGCTCTCGCCGGGACAGCTTGAACGATCGCGGGTTGTCCGGGAGGAAGAGTTCGCCCGGTTCGTTCGTGAATTGCTTGAGAgtgcaaagaaaaaagaggttgTGAATTTGGGCGCCGAGCTCATAAAGCTTACAAACAATACTCTGTGCACGATGGCGATGAGCACCAGGTGTTCGGAGGAAGGTGATAAAGCTGACAGGATCAGGGAGTACCTGAAAACCACGTATGAGATTGGTTCCAAGATAGTTCTTGGGGATGTGTTGGGGCCCCTGAGTAGAGTTGTTTTGTGGCTGTATGGAAAGCAGTTCACGGAATTGCATCTGGGGATTGATGGGCTTCTCGAAGGAATATTGAAGGAGCATGAAGAACATATCggggagagagaaaatgaagatTTGATGGATATATTGTTGAAGGTCTTCCGAGATGACAAGGCTGAGGCCAAGATTAGCAGAATCCATCTCAAATCTTTCTTATAT GATATTATCGTCGGAGGCACTGGAACCTTAGCAGAGGCCATCGTATGGTTAATGGCTGAGCTCATCAACCATCCAAATGTATTCCACAAGCTCAGAGAAGAGATAAGATCGGTTGTCGGTAGTACTCGACTGGTTGAGGAGTCTGATGTCGCAAATCTCCCATACTTGCAAGCCGTTGTAAAAGAAACACTAAGACTATATCCGCCATTTCCCGTCACAACAAGACAATGCCGCCAAAGTTGTCAGCTAGCAGGCTTTGACATGCCCCAAAAAACTGTGGTGTTTATCAATTTGTATGCCATAATGAGAGATCCAGAGGTATGGGACAACCCAAATGAGTTCTGGCCGGAGAGGTTCTTGGTTTCTAACAAAGAACATAAACAAGATCGAACTGGCGGAGAAACTCTTCTTAGTTTTGGAGCGGGGAGGAGAGCCTGCCCTGGCTCAAGGCTGGGGTTAATTATGATGCATACTGCTGTTGCAGCCATGGTTCAATGCTTTGATTGGAAGTTTCGTGTTGATGGGCACAGCGGTAAGGTTAATATGGAAGCTGGGAAAGGTGTCTTTATGCACTTGGCTCAGCCACTGACATGTCTTCCGGTTGTTCACTTCAACCCCTTTGCTTCTTCGATCTAA